In one window of Neofelis nebulosa isolate mNeoNeb1 chromosome 15, mNeoNeb1.pri, whole genome shotgun sequence DNA:
- the RAB29 gene encoding ras-related protein Rab-7L1 isoform X2 — MGGRDHLFKVLVVGDAAVGKTSLVQRYSQDSFNKHYKSTVGVDFALKVLQWSDSEVVRLQLWDIAGQERFTSMTRLYYRDASACVIMFDVTNATTFTNSQRWKQDLDSKLTLPNGEPVPCLLLANKCDLSPWAVSRDQVDRFSKENGFTGWTETSVKENKNINEAMRWAPTGCWLL, encoded by the exons ATGGGCGGACGCGATCACCTGTTCAAAGTGCTGGTGGTGGGGGACGCCGCGGTGGGCAAGACGTCCCTGGTGCAGCGATACTCCCAGGACAGCTTCAACAAACATTACAAGTCCACGGTGGGAG TGGATTTTGCTCTGAAGGTTCTCCAGTGGTCTGACTCAGAGGTGGTGCGGCTCCAGCTGTGGGATATTGCAG gGCAGGAGCGCTTCACCTCCATGACACGACTATACTATCGGGATGCCTCCGCCTGTGTTATTATGTTCGATGTCACCAACGCCACAACCTTCACCAACAGCCAGAGATGGAAACAGGACTTGGACAGCAAGCTCACGCTGCCTAATGGAGAGCCCGTGCCCTGCCTGCTCTTGGCCAACAAA TGTGATCTGTCCCCCTGGGCGGTGAGCCGAGACCAAGTTGACCGGTTCAGTAAAGAGAATGGTTTCACAGGTTGGACAGAAACATCGGTCAAGGAGAACAAAAATATCAACGAGGCCATGAG GTGGGCTCCCACTGGCTGCTGGCTGCTGTGA
- the RAB29 gene encoding ras-related protein Rab-7L1 isoform X1: MGGRDHLFKVLVVGDAAVGKTSLVQRYSQDSFNKHYKSTVGVDFALKVLQWSDSEVVRLQLWDIAGQERFTSMTRLYYRDASACVIMFDVTNATTFTNSQRWKQDLDSKLTLPNGEPVPCLLLANKCDLSPWAVSRDQVDRFSKENGFTGWTETSVKENKNINEAMRVLIEKMMSNSREDMSLSTQGDYINLQTKPSSSWACC, translated from the exons ATGGGCGGACGCGATCACCTGTTCAAAGTGCTGGTGGTGGGGGACGCCGCGGTGGGCAAGACGTCCCTGGTGCAGCGATACTCCCAGGACAGCTTCAACAAACATTACAAGTCCACGGTGGGAG TGGATTTTGCTCTGAAGGTTCTCCAGTGGTCTGACTCAGAGGTGGTGCGGCTCCAGCTGTGGGATATTGCAG gGCAGGAGCGCTTCACCTCCATGACACGACTATACTATCGGGATGCCTCCGCCTGTGTTATTATGTTCGATGTCACCAACGCCACAACCTTCACCAACAGCCAGAGATGGAAACAGGACTTGGACAGCAAGCTCACGCTGCCTAATGGAGAGCCCGTGCCCTGCCTGCTCTTGGCCAACAAA TGTGATCTGTCCCCCTGGGCGGTGAGCCGAGACCAAGTTGACCGGTTCAGTAAAGAGAATGGTTTCACAGGTTGGACAGAAACATCGGTCAAGGAGAACAAAAATATCAACGAGGCCATGAG agtccTCATTGAAAAGATGATGAGCAATTCCAGAGAAGATATGTCTTTGTCCACCCAAGGGGACTACATCAATCTGCAGACCAAGCCCTCCTCCAGCTGGGCGTGCTGCTAG